Proteins encoded within one genomic window of Helicobacter sp. 'house sparrow 1':
- a CDS encoding type II secretion system F family protein produces the protein MKKFRVTCVKNTKVQTLSFYRRSKEDLLRELEASDIAIIEIKEISKISFKKRSFEEDFILFLKQMTMLMDSFMPIDEILQFCIQNASKNFGQVLQKILYDLRNGKKLSDGFEVFGNQISPLYKALILVGERSAKLPEIFSLIVKDLEKKIGYKKRLKKILFYPFVVFITIVLSFIGAVVFVIPEFKEFFAQNGLELPFITKSLIFLEGFIKKFGLIIVVLGSVAILFGRWLYKKNEIIKSHMDRILLEFPIFGDIALFFRYQNFLQAMYFLQSCGNDLKSSLSISIQVLDNKILEDKISRVLRDLERGSVLSLALNKEKFFDSMIIGLLQSGEKSGRLDKIFLSASKYYEEKYKDLIDRFFLYLEPLCSFMIAIFVLYLALGVFIPIWNLQDMQNF, from the coding sequence ATGAAAAAATTTAGGGTAACTTGTGTTAAAAACACAAAAGTGCAAACCCTATCTTTTTATAGGCGTTCTAAAGAAGACTTACTTAGAGAACTTGAAGCTTCTGATATTGCAATCATAGAGATTAAAGAAATCTCAAAAATATCTTTTAAAAAAAGAAGTTTTGAGGAAGATTTTATTTTGTTTCTTAAACAAATGACAATGCTAATGGATTCTTTTATGCCAATTGATGAGATTTTACAATTTTGTATTCAAAATGCTTCAAAGAATTTTGGCCAAGTTTTACAAAAAATATTATACGATCTAAGAAATGGGAAAAAGTTATCTGATGGTTTTGAAGTATTTGGGAATCAAATATCCCCATTATACAAAGCTTTGATTTTAGTGGGTGAAAGAAGTGCTAAATTACCAGAAATATTTTCTTTGATTGTTAAGGATTTGGAAAAGAAGATAGGATATAAGAAGAGACTTAAAAAAATTTTATTCTATCCTTTTGTGGTTTTTATAACTATTGTTTTGTCTTTCATAGGGGCGGTGGTTTTTGTAATTCCAGAATTCAAAGAATTTTTTGCACAAAATGGCTTAGAGTTGCCTTTTATTACAAAGAGTCTGATTTTTTTAGAAGGGTTTATCAAGAAGTTTGGGTTGATAATAGTAGTATTGGGTAGTGTTGCTATTTTATTTGGAAGGTGGCTTTATAAAAAGAATGAAATAATAAAATCTCATATGGATAGAATTTTGTTGGAGTTTCCAATTTTTGGAGATATTGCCTTGTTTTTTAGATATCAAAATTTTTTACAGGCAATGTATTTTTTACAGAGTTGTGGAAATGATTTAAAAAGCAGTTTATCTATAAGCATTCAAGTATTAGATAATAAAATCTTAGAGGATAAAATATCTAGAGTCCTTAGAGATTTGGAAAGAGGTAGTGTTTTAAGCCTTGCATTAAATAAAGAAAAATTCTTTGATAGTATGATTATTGGGCTATTGCAAAGTGGTGAGAAGAGTGGAAGGCTTGATAAGATTTTTTTGAGTGCCTCAAAATATTATGAAGAAAAATACAAAGATTTGATTGATCGGTTTTTTCTCTATTTGGAACCACTATGTAGTTTTATGATTGCAATATTTGTATTATATCTTGCGCTAGGTGTTTTTATCCCTATTTGGAATTTACAGGATATGCAAAATTTTTAA